Proteins from one Coregonus clupeaformis isolate EN_2021a chromosome 25, ASM2061545v1, whole genome shotgun sequence genomic window:
- the ccdc177 gene encoding coiled-coil domain-containing protein 177 isoform X1, producing the protein MYFLEAFGIFNKPAMVDPSEPEDQSKGKQMEASAPTRLPDQGDGKATEEGEGVCGSDAETTPTHYAGLGERMVAPPPVAQEASPPSPHTQPQLPPPPPPDLQPPSPHTQLQSPPVSQEAATPPPDLQPPSPHTQLQSPPVSQEAATPPPDLQPPSPHTQLQSPPVSQEAATLPPDSSQAPNPLPQDFQPPSSDPEPREPCPKLHLDLYNFDTPVAEGSRYVLTSPRSLEACARCGVKPVEILSRPLSDFAREAPGRSMRVATGMFEVYEKDRHAKLRACREERERIIREDKRRILQAAVNGHAALSTEEQHRAPRHAALSTEEQHRAPRHAASSTEEQHRAPRHAALSTEEQHRAPSLTQLSKPGPMASSPTTSKPSPSSTGQASSPTTTSGPSINKTSTTPLAKSSSLQSSKTSSFSSVSSSSKGVYCGSGSAKRPKSSELTKAPRPVSGPPPVVRKIPSSTTTTPKASNTFPRSASKPSSFPRTTTSMTSTMFKSSMQSPVTPTTAALNGITGGLGGPFPHHNGHPVSTPKGRGKSHSLESLQRRMDTISTSTTNSTPTCTSSGEESGASSSYSWDGPRDHWAKSSSPRARTLATFNSLMGRSLSLGDLSHSLQTTQKVERIVKEVRRRGLKAVPERDRKIAALMLARYQEEDIMSQTRYVAHLQWDSEKRLGDLQREREDREKQRAVLQCQRAWQSQVSHRQRRLSQQERESSAAKLRQVAESEERRRELAEQQERGRQQRLQQAAREEKQKKEQQEQNLKALEEERAAVLEQEQILLKEKLTTAELKKQEKEHQAHEERRGLNRAERRRHAALIREIARREEEEWEEARKAAEEKLSRSLENYEQMVERRDKELKEKAKREEQQIQKARRSAEKREKQQQQQVEARAKEAERRAQQAALVAEERTKEKSQRAVQSRQEKERLQRLNRQRVEEEEQARRMELLQSIERKLEKSEQIFREKRAVLESARSTARASFHVRDRVREETNMRTFDKMDLEAQFQFKASLDDK; encoded by the exons atgtattttttgGAAGCTTTCGGGATCTTTAATAAG CCAGCTATGGTTGACCCATCTGAGCCAGAGGACCAGAGCAAGGGGAAACAGATGGAGGCCTCTGCACCCACCAGACTACCAGACCAAGGTGATGGGAAAGCAACAGAGGAGGGCGAGGGTGTGTGTGGCAGTGATGCAGAGACCACACCCACACACTATGCTGGGCTGGGGGAGAGGATGGTAGCCCCTCCCCCTGTTGCACAGGAGGCCAGTCCTCCCAGTCCACACACCCAGCCCCAGCTTCCGCCTCCTCCCCCTCCAGACCTCCAGCCTCCCAGTCCACACACCCAGCTACAGAGCCCTCCGGTCAGCCAGGAGGCAGCAACTCCCCCTCCAGACCTCCAGCCTCCCAGTCCACACACCCAGCTACAGAGCCCTCCGGTCAGCCAGGAGGCAGCAACTCCCCCTCCAGACCTCCAGCCTCCCAGTCCACACACCCAGCTACAGAGCCCTCCGGTCAGTCAGGAGGCAGCAACTCTCCCTCCGGACAGCAGCCAAGCTCCGAACCCTCTACCTCAAGACTTCCAGCCTCCAAGCAGTGACCCAGAGCCCAGAGAACCATGCCCCAAGCTGCACCTAGACCTGTATAACTTCGACACCCCGGTGGCGGAGGGAAGCCGCTACGTCCTGACCAGCCCCCGCTCCCTGGAGGCCTGCGCCCGCTGCGGGGTCAAACCCGTGGAGATCCTGTCGCGCCCGCTGTCAGACTTCGCCCGTGAGGCCCCGGGACGGTCCATGCGCGTGGCGACTGGCATGTTTGAGGTGTATGAGAAGGACAGGCACGCCAAGCTGAGAGCATgccgggaggagagagagaggatcataaGGGAAGATAAGAGGAGGATCCTTCAGGCTGCAGTCAACGGACATGCTGCATTATCTACAGAGGAACAGCACAGAGCACCCAGACATGCTGCATTATCTACAGAGGAACAGCATAGAGCACCCAGACATGCTGCATCATCTACAGAGGAACAGCACAGAGCACCCAGACATGCTGCATTATCTACAGAGGAACAGCACAGAGCACCCAGCTTAACTCAGCTATCTAAACCAGGCCCTATGGCCTCCAGTCCTACTACATCTAAACCTTCCCCCAGTAGTACTGGACAGGCCTCCAGTCCTACTACAACATCAGGTCCAAGCATTAATAAAACTAGCACAACTCCTCTAGCTAAAAGTAGCTCTCTGCAGTCCTCTAAAACCAGCTCATTCAGCTCTGTGTCCTCATCATCTAAAGGTGTGTACTGTGGTTCTGGTTCTGCTAAACGTCCTAAATCTTCAGAACTAACCAAGGCACCCCGCCCTGTCTCAGGTCCACCTCCAGTGGTCAGAAAGATCCCCAGCAGCACCACCACCACGCCGAAAGCCTCCAACACCTTCCCCAGATCAGCCTCcaaaccctcctccttccccagAACAACCACCTCCATGACCTCCACCATGTTCAAGAGTTCCATGCAGAGCCCAGTCACCCCGACTACAGCAGCTCTCAACGGCATCACAGGGGGTCTAGGTGGGCCGTTCCCTCACCACAACGGCCACCCTGTGTCCACTCCAAAGGGCAGAGGGAAGAGCCACTCCCTAGAGTCCCTACAAAGGAGGATGGATACcatctccacctccaccaccaactCTACCCCCACCTGCACCTCCTCTGGAGAGGAGTCCGGCGCATCCTCCTCCTACAGCTGGGATGGACCCAGAGACCACTGGGCCAAGTCCTCCTCCCCCCGTGCCCGCACCCTGGCCACCTTCAACTCATTGATGGGGAGGAGCCTCAGCCTGGGGGACCTCAGCCACTCCCTCCAGACCACCCAGAAGGTGGAGCGCATCGTCAAGGAGGTGCGTCGGCGGGGGCTGAAGGCGGTGCCGGAGCGGGACAGGAAGATCGCTGCTCTGATGCTGGCCCGGTACCAGGAGGAAGACATCATGAGCCAGACGCGGTACGTGGCTCACCTGCAGTGGGACAGCGAGAAGCGCCTGGGGGACCTGCAGCGGGAGCGGGAGGACCGGGAGAAGCAACGGGCGGTGCTGCAGTGCCAGCGGGCGTGGCAGTCCCAGGTGTCCCACCGCCAGCGCCGGCTCAGCCAGCAGGAGAGGGAGTCGTCGGCCGCTAAGCTGCGCCAGGTTGCGGAGAGCGAGGAGCGGCGGAGGGAGCTGGCGGAGCAGCAGGAGCGCGGTAGGCAACAGAGGCTCCAGCAGGCTGCCAGGGAGGAGAAACAGAAGAAGGAGCAGCAGGAACAGAACCTCAAGGCTCTGGAGGAGGAAAGGGCTGCAGTGCTGGAGCAAGAGCAGATCCTCCTCAAGGAGAAACTCACCACGGCCGAGCTGAAGAAGCAGGAGAAGGAGCACCAGGCCCACGAGGAGCGCCGGGGACTGAACCGGGCTGAGAGGAGGCGCCACGCAGCCCTTATCAGGGAGATCGCccggagagaggaggaggagtgggaggaggcgCGGAAGGCTGCGGAGGAGAAGCTGAGCCGCTCCCTGGAGAACTATGAACagatggtagagaggagagacaaggagCTGAAGGAGAAGGCTAAGAGGGAGGAGCAGCAGATTCAGAAGGCCAGGAGGTCTGCGGAGAAGAGGGAGAAACAGCAGCAACAGCAGGTGGAGGCCCGGGCCAAGGAGGCGGAGAGACGGGCCCAGCAGGCAGCTCTGGTGGCAGAAGAGAGGACCAAGGAGAAGTCCCAGAGAGCAGTACAGAGCAGGCAGGAGAAGGAGAGACTACAGCGACTTAACAGACAgcgtgtggaggaggaggagcaggccaGGAGGATGGAGCTCCTCCAGTCCATCGAGAGGAAGCTGGAGAAGAGTGAGCAGATCTTCAGGGAGAAGAGAGCCGTGCTGGAGAGCGCTCGCTCTACCGCCCGCGCCTCCTTCCACGTACGGGACCGGGTCAGGGAGGAGACCAACATGAGGACCTTCGATAAAATGGATCTGGAGGCCCAGTTCCAGTTCAAAGCCAGCCTGGATGACAAGTGA
- the ccdc177 gene encoding coiled-coil domain-containing protein 177 isoform X2 — protein MVDPSEPEDQSKGKQMEASAPTRLPDQGDGKATEEGEGVCGSDAETTPTHYAGLGERMVAPPPVAQEASPPSPHTQPQLPPPPPPDLQPPSPHTQLQSPPVSQEAATPPPDLQPPSPHTQLQSPPVSQEAATPPPDLQPPSPHTQLQSPPVSQEAATLPPDSSQAPNPLPQDFQPPSSDPEPREPCPKLHLDLYNFDTPVAEGSRYVLTSPRSLEACARCGVKPVEILSRPLSDFAREAPGRSMRVATGMFEVYEKDRHAKLRACREERERIIREDKRRILQAAVNGHAALSTEEQHRAPRHAALSTEEQHRAPRHAASSTEEQHRAPRHAALSTEEQHRAPSLTQLSKPGPMASSPTTSKPSPSSTGQASSPTTTSGPSINKTSTTPLAKSSSLQSSKTSSFSSVSSSSKGVYCGSGSAKRPKSSELTKAPRPVSGPPPVVRKIPSSTTTTPKASNTFPRSASKPSSFPRTTTSMTSTMFKSSMQSPVTPTTAALNGITGGLGGPFPHHNGHPVSTPKGRGKSHSLESLQRRMDTISTSTTNSTPTCTSSGEESGASSSYSWDGPRDHWAKSSSPRARTLATFNSLMGRSLSLGDLSHSLQTTQKVERIVKEVRRRGLKAVPERDRKIAALMLARYQEEDIMSQTRYVAHLQWDSEKRLGDLQREREDREKQRAVLQCQRAWQSQVSHRQRRLSQQERESSAAKLRQVAESEERRRELAEQQERGRQQRLQQAAREEKQKKEQQEQNLKALEEERAAVLEQEQILLKEKLTTAELKKQEKEHQAHEERRGLNRAERRRHAALIREIARREEEEWEEARKAAEEKLSRSLENYEQMVERRDKELKEKAKREEQQIQKARRSAEKREKQQQQQVEARAKEAERRAQQAALVAEERTKEKSQRAVQSRQEKERLQRLNRQRVEEEEQARRMELLQSIERKLEKSEQIFREKRAVLESARSTARASFHVRDRVREETNMRTFDKMDLEAQFQFKASLDDK, from the coding sequence ATGGTTGACCCATCTGAGCCAGAGGACCAGAGCAAGGGGAAACAGATGGAGGCCTCTGCACCCACCAGACTACCAGACCAAGGTGATGGGAAAGCAACAGAGGAGGGCGAGGGTGTGTGTGGCAGTGATGCAGAGACCACACCCACACACTATGCTGGGCTGGGGGAGAGGATGGTAGCCCCTCCCCCTGTTGCACAGGAGGCCAGTCCTCCCAGTCCACACACCCAGCCCCAGCTTCCGCCTCCTCCCCCTCCAGACCTCCAGCCTCCCAGTCCACACACCCAGCTACAGAGCCCTCCGGTCAGCCAGGAGGCAGCAACTCCCCCTCCAGACCTCCAGCCTCCCAGTCCACACACCCAGCTACAGAGCCCTCCGGTCAGCCAGGAGGCAGCAACTCCCCCTCCAGACCTCCAGCCTCCCAGTCCACACACCCAGCTACAGAGCCCTCCGGTCAGTCAGGAGGCAGCAACTCTCCCTCCGGACAGCAGCCAAGCTCCGAACCCTCTACCTCAAGACTTCCAGCCTCCAAGCAGTGACCCAGAGCCCAGAGAACCATGCCCCAAGCTGCACCTAGACCTGTATAACTTCGACACCCCGGTGGCGGAGGGAAGCCGCTACGTCCTGACCAGCCCCCGCTCCCTGGAGGCCTGCGCCCGCTGCGGGGTCAAACCCGTGGAGATCCTGTCGCGCCCGCTGTCAGACTTCGCCCGTGAGGCCCCGGGACGGTCCATGCGCGTGGCGACTGGCATGTTTGAGGTGTATGAGAAGGACAGGCACGCCAAGCTGAGAGCATgccgggaggagagagagaggatcataaGGGAAGATAAGAGGAGGATCCTTCAGGCTGCAGTCAACGGACATGCTGCATTATCTACAGAGGAACAGCACAGAGCACCCAGACATGCTGCATTATCTACAGAGGAACAGCATAGAGCACCCAGACATGCTGCATCATCTACAGAGGAACAGCACAGAGCACCCAGACATGCTGCATTATCTACAGAGGAACAGCACAGAGCACCCAGCTTAACTCAGCTATCTAAACCAGGCCCTATGGCCTCCAGTCCTACTACATCTAAACCTTCCCCCAGTAGTACTGGACAGGCCTCCAGTCCTACTACAACATCAGGTCCAAGCATTAATAAAACTAGCACAACTCCTCTAGCTAAAAGTAGCTCTCTGCAGTCCTCTAAAACCAGCTCATTCAGCTCTGTGTCCTCATCATCTAAAGGTGTGTACTGTGGTTCTGGTTCTGCTAAACGTCCTAAATCTTCAGAACTAACCAAGGCACCCCGCCCTGTCTCAGGTCCACCTCCAGTGGTCAGAAAGATCCCCAGCAGCACCACCACCACGCCGAAAGCCTCCAACACCTTCCCCAGATCAGCCTCcaaaccctcctccttccccagAACAACCACCTCCATGACCTCCACCATGTTCAAGAGTTCCATGCAGAGCCCAGTCACCCCGACTACAGCAGCTCTCAACGGCATCACAGGGGGTCTAGGTGGGCCGTTCCCTCACCACAACGGCCACCCTGTGTCCACTCCAAAGGGCAGAGGGAAGAGCCACTCCCTAGAGTCCCTACAAAGGAGGATGGATACcatctccacctccaccaccaactCTACCCCCACCTGCACCTCCTCTGGAGAGGAGTCCGGCGCATCCTCCTCCTACAGCTGGGATGGACCCAGAGACCACTGGGCCAAGTCCTCCTCCCCCCGTGCCCGCACCCTGGCCACCTTCAACTCATTGATGGGGAGGAGCCTCAGCCTGGGGGACCTCAGCCACTCCCTCCAGACCACCCAGAAGGTGGAGCGCATCGTCAAGGAGGTGCGTCGGCGGGGGCTGAAGGCGGTGCCGGAGCGGGACAGGAAGATCGCTGCTCTGATGCTGGCCCGGTACCAGGAGGAAGACATCATGAGCCAGACGCGGTACGTGGCTCACCTGCAGTGGGACAGCGAGAAGCGCCTGGGGGACCTGCAGCGGGAGCGGGAGGACCGGGAGAAGCAACGGGCGGTGCTGCAGTGCCAGCGGGCGTGGCAGTCCCAGGTGTCCCACCGCCAGCGCCGGCTCAGCCAGCAGGAGAGGGAGTCGTCGGCCGCTAAGCTGCGCCAGGTTGCGGAGAGCGAGGAGCGGCGGAGGGAGCTGGCGGAGCAGCAGGAGCGCGGTAGGCAACAGAGGCTCCAGCAGGCTGCCAGGGAGGAGAAACAGAAGAAGGAGCAGCAGGAACAGAACCTCAAGGCTCTGGAGGAGGAAAGGGCTGCAGTGCTGGAGCAAGAGCAGATCCTCCTCAAGGAGAAACTCACCACGGCCGAGCTGAAGAAGCAGGAGAAGGAGCACCAGGCCCACGAGGAGCGCCGGGGACTGAACCGGGCTGAGAGGAGGCGCCACGCAGCCCTTATCAGGGAGATCGCccggagagaggaggaggagtgggaggaggcgCGGAAGGCTGCGGAGGAGAAGCTGAGCCGCTCCCTGGAGAACTATGAACagatggtagagaggagagacaaggagCTGAAGGAGAAGGCTAAGAGGGAGGAGCAGCAGATTCAGAAGGCCAGGAGGTCTGCGGAGAAGAGGGAGAAACAGCAGCAACAGCAGGTGGAGGCCCGGGCCAAGGAGGCGGAGAGACGGGCCCAGCAGGCAGCTCTGGTGGCAGAAGAGAGGACCAAGGAGAAGTCCCAGAGAGCAGTACAGAGCAGGCAGGAGAAGGAGAGACTACAGCGACTTAACAGACAgcgtgtggaggaggaggagcaggccaGGAGGATGGAGCTCCTCCAGTCCATCGAGAGGAAGCTGGAGAAGAGTGAGCAGATCTTCAGGGAGAAGAGAGCCGTGCTGGAGAGCGCTCGCTCTACCGCCCGCGCCTCCTTCCACGTACGGGACCGGGTCAGGGAGGAGACCAACATGAGGACCTTCGATAAAATGGATCTGGAGGCCCAGTTCCAGTTCAAAGCCAGCCTGGATGACAAGTGA